The following is a genomic window from Dama dama isolate Ldn47 chromosome 4, ASM3311817v1, whole genome shotgun sequence.
gtagttgcagcttgccaGCTCTAgagtatgggctcagtagttgtggtgcaagggatTCGTtgttctgcggcatgtgggatcttcccagaccaggaatcaaacccatgttccctacaCTGCAGGgtgaattcctaaccactggaccaccagggaagcaccccccTGCTCACTTTCATCATCTAATTTCCTTTGTCCCAGGAGTCAGGGATGAGAATGATGGGATCCTGTCTTGGCCAGTATCTCCAGGAGAAAAACTCTATAACTGTCCCCAGCATGGCCAAGACTTCAGCCAGCTCAGAAACCTTCTAATTCACCAGCGAACCCATATTGGAGAGAAGCCTTCTCCATATGCCGGGTGTGGAAAAGCCTTCAGTGAAAGGACAGCGCACCTTAACCTTCCTGTGCTGCTCCCAGAAGACGAGCCATACCGATGCATGGAGTATTCCGGAGTTTTCCACTCAGGATCTGCTCTGAGAAGGCACAAGAAGGAGCACATGGGGAAGAAACCTCACACCTGTGAGGAATGTGGGAAGGACTTCAGCCGGAGCTCCAACTTGTCCATCCATCGGCGAGTGCACACAGGCGAGAAGCCCTATAGATGCAGTGTGTGCGGGAAGGACTTCAGCCGCAGCTCCAACCTCTCCATCCACCAGCGCATCCACACAGGTGAGAAACCCTTCAGCTGCCATCAATGTGGCAAGGACTTCAGCCGCAGGGCAGCCCTGCAGATCCACCAGAGTGTCCACACAGGAAGGAAGCCCCATGCCTGTGAGGTATGTGACAGGCGCTTCACCTCCCGCTCTGCGCTGGCTCGACACCAGCAGggccatgcaggagacaaggcCTATCTGTGCGACACATGTGGCCGGGGCTTCAGCCAGAGAGCCAACCTCTACCTGCACCAGCGTGTTCACACGGGAGAGAGGCCGTTCCGGTGCGAGGCCTGTGGGAAGTGCTTCAGCTGGAGCAAGGACCTGGGTATCCACCGGAGGGTCCACACGGGTGAGCGGCCCTACAGATGTGCGGCTTGTGGCAGGGACTTTAGGCATCACTCAGCCCTCAAGAGGCACCAGAGGGtgcacacaggggagaagccctacccCTGTGCCATATGTGGGAAGGGCTTCAGTCAGAGAGTCCACCTGCAGATGCACCAGAAGGTGCACTGACGGGAGAGGCTTCCAGGATTGGGCTCTGCACATGCAGGTGTCTTCCATGGGCAGGGCCAGAGCCAGGGCATAGGTGCCGAGGTGCACAACGTGGATCAGGCTTAATGATGTATGGCATTTGTTAGTATTTATACTgaaaagaaggggcttcccaggtggctcagtggtaaagaatctgcttgccggtgcaggagatacagaagactcaggttcgttccctgggttgggaagatcccctggagtaggcaatggcaaccctctccagtattcttgcctggacaatcccatggacagaggagcctggcaggctatgactcactagagtcggacatgactgagtgactgagcatatatAAAAGAGGACACATCAGCAGCACttagatagatggagaaatattgaAAGAACACTTCCAGCCCTCCCAGAAGATCTCTGTGCTCCTTTCCACTCACTGGTCCATAAAGGGAATCACTATCCTGACTTCTAAAACTATAGATTGATTTTGCAagttctagaatgtcatataattgaAAGTACACAATATGTAATCTTTCATTTAGGACTTGATTCACTCAGTGTttgcatccatgttgttgcatgtatttagaagttcatttatattattactgagtagtattccattatatgaatgAACCAGAGTTTGtctattcacctgttgatggacatttacatttGGACTATTTCTAGGTTTTCCAGGTTTTGattgttatgaataaagctgctgtgagcATTTGGGTACATATCATTGTGTGGACATAAACTTTAATTCCTCCGTATATACTTAAGAATAGAATTGACgggtattttaaaacttttaaaagactgggcttagaaaatttcaaacaaataCAGAAATAGAACAGTAACAAATACTCATGTCCCCATCATCTAGCTTCAGTAATCAAGTCATGATGAATTTTGTTTCCTCTCTTCCATCCTGAAGTAGTTTAAAAGCAAGCCCTACACCAGGATATTTTGTCATCTTTAtatcttcaaaaaataaagacttatttaaatttcttttccaaaGACTCACTCtatgtaaaactttttttttttaattaaggtaaaattcaaataagaaaaagttcaccattttaaccatttcaaagtatattattcaataatttttaatacattcacagggttgtataaccatcaccactatctgattccaaaatattttcatcaggCCAAAAAGAAACCTGGTTACAATTAAGTAGTCATTCTTCATTCATCCCTTCCCCCAGcatctggcaaccactaatctactttctgtttctatagatttgcctcttctggacatttcctatAAAAGGAATCGGACAATATGTGCCCTTTTATgtcttggtttctttcacttagaataatgttttcaaggttcatttatgTTGCAACATATATtactacttcattcctttttatggcaaaacaatatttcattgtatgaatatacgaTATTTTaagatctgttctttttttttgttttacttgactgcactgggtcttagttgtggcactcaggatcttcagtcttccttgtcgcatgtgggatctttagctgtggcatgcaataTCTTTAGgagaaaaccacttcatgttgtATAatgttcagtttttgtttttgataatcATACTATGGTTATTTCTGATGCTAACATTTAGGGAAAGATGCCAACACACAGAaactctctgtactatttttgcaacatCCAGGGAACCTTGTAGTAAAAACTTGaataatggacttccctgatggaccagtggttaagaatccacctgccaatgcaggggacatgggttcacttcctggtctgggaggattccacaggctgtgggacaactaagactgtgtgccacagctatagAGCCCTCAtgctagagcccgtgctccacaacaagagaagctaccacaatgagaagcctgcataccacaaccagagagtagctcctgctcgccacaactagagaaagcctgcatgcagcaacaaagacccaacacagccaaaaaatgaaTAGAGTttctataaaaaaatttttttaattggttactTATAGAACCAAGGGGTAGAGGTAATAAAGCAAATAGGGCAGACTGTTAGAATGAGCCTAATTACACAGAGATGTGAGAGGttattacttctttaaaaatggtcaacaaaataacttggaaataaaaaatgatatcaCTGAGATAAAAACAGTATAGTAagtgggctggatgaaacagTAAACAGTTTAAGTTGAACTTGTTGAACAAGAAGGTAGATCTGAGGAATCTTCCAGATACAGTAGAAATGGCAAGTATGAAACAACAGCTGAAGGTCATGGAGGAATCTGAAGATCTACTGTATTCTCATCTCACAGAAGTTCTAGAAGAAAAGAACAGCCAACAAGAAGGGGAGGAAAACatagtctgttcttcacattgcAGACAAATGGTCCAAGGGGCCACAAACAGTCCTGAGTGTCATGTGTTGGCAGTTGTGGTAGAAATGGACACCCTCATGGGTGGCTTCTGGAATAGGATGTTTACAGTCTCAGTGCCCATTAAAAGTTGAAACTCACAGGCTCTTTGGTGAGTATTTCCAACCTAGAACTATAGTCACACATCACATAAATGAACAaaggtaaacatttttaaaatgctcagTACAGCATTGCAATGAAAACAAAGCATTGAAATTAAATACCCACCAGTACAAGAATGTATAGATAATGGCTTTGTTTTTACTATGAAACTGTGAGGtttaaaacaaaaccagaaatatttgtaatatttttgtgTATCAAGATGGGAAAATTCCAAGAGATAATGTTAGCTAATCAAACCAGGTATAAAACTGTATGTATAATTTATGTACACAAAATAAAACTACCTAGTCTATAAATGAAAGATCATTaacagttcagttgagttgctcattAAGTAAGATCATTAacagttcagttgagttgttccgtcatgtccaactctttgtgaccccatgtacttcagcatgccaggcttccctgtctatcaccgactcccagagagagcctactcaaactcatgttcattgcgtCAGTAacgccatccaaacatctcattctctgtcgtcccattctcctgccttcaatcttgcccagcatcagggtctttcccaatgagtcagttctttgcatcaggtggccaaagtattggagtatcagcttcagcatctgtccttccaatgaatattcaggactgatttcctttaggatggggtggttggatctccttgcagtccaagggactctcaagagtcttctccaacaccacagttcaaaagcatcaattcttcagggctcatctttctttatagtccaactctcatgtccatacatgactactggaaaaaccatagctttgactagatggacctttgttggcaaagtaatgtctctgctttttaatatgccgtctaggttggttatagcttttcttccaaggagaaagcatcttttaatttcatggctgcagtcaccatttgcagtgattttggagccccccaaaataaagcctgtcactgtttccattgtttccccatctatttgccatgaagtgatgggaccagatgccatgatcttagttttctgaatgttgagttttttgggttttttttttaatgttgagttttaagcctactttttcactctcctctttcactttcatcaaggggctgtttagttctttgctttctgctgtaagtgtcatgtcatctgcatatctgaagttattgatatttcttccagcaatcttgattccagcttgtgcttcatcctgcccgacatttcacatgatgtactctgcatataagttaaataagcggggtgacaatatacagccttgatgtactcctttcctgatttggaaccagtctgttgtattaacatgtacacactattatatataaaatagatagccaagaaggacctactgtatagcacggggaataTACTCttttgtaatgacctataagggaaaagaatctgagaaagaatacatataataaaaatatatatttataaatgagtcactgtgctgtacacttgaaacatgactctgtaaatcagctatgtatgtatgctcagttgctcagtcttgtccaagtctttttgcgaccccatggactgtagcccatcaggcttctttgtccatgggaaaaTCAAATAtgcttcattaaaaaaacaaaaacaaataagacCAACACTAAAAAATGTACACACAAGTAACAATTACttagaaaatgtaataaataatCACAATGTAAATCATTATAAAGCTAAGTAAAAACTTAGAATAGATCTGAGATTAAGTCTTAGCATACAGCCTCAGaatggtcttaaaaaaaaaattatggaagaTCTATTTGAATAAAAGTTTAAGATTTTACTGAATGACATAAAAGTTCTGAATGAAAGGAAACAGATACCATAGTTCCTGATGGGTGGATTTAATGTTAAAAGTGTCTGTTCTTTCTAAAATAATCTGTAAATTCTAGGCCATTTCAATCAGAATCCCAGCATCACTTCTTGAATGGAATTTGACTAGCTCATTCTGATACTCATTTGGAAGCCAAAATGGGCCTGCAGAGCCATAAAAATTTTGGAAGATAATTATATAATGGAAGGACTTGCCCTACCAGAAGTCAGATTGTCTGCAGAACTTCACAGTGGTATTGGAACATTAACAAACAtggaagagagagggaaaaggtgACTCTAGTAAATGGTGTTTGGACAATTGTTTATCCATCTGAGAAAAAAATAGTCACACCTCTGCctcgtgctcagtcacttcagtcatatctgattctttgcgatgctatggaccAGGCTccactgaccatgggattctccacgcaagaatactggagtaggtcgccatttccttctccaggggaatcttcccgactcgaGGATCAAACCCTCAAGAATcaaaccctcctctcctgcattggcaggtggattctttaccactagcacaggTCACTCACAACAGAGGCCTAGCCTCCAGGCCTCCAATTGGCTCATTTGTTGTTGAGAGGCCCTGCCCTACCCAGTCATTTACTGTCCGTTGGTACCTCCCACCAGGCCTCCCCTTGGCCCCTGCTGCAGACCAGACAAAACACATGTCCACAAAATCTTGCACATGAATTGtggatatgttttcatttctcttgagtatatacctaAAAGAGGAATTGCTGTTACTTCTTGAGGCATCTGTTTTCTAGGGGTGAGCAGTTTGGTTTTAGCACCTTGGAAGGCACTGAGGTGGATAAACTGGGATGTGGGTCTCGCAGTCCTTGTCACCAGAAAGGATGTGGCCTGCATTTCATCTTACATATGTGGAAGGGGcactgtgaagtgaaagtgaaagtgttagtcactcggtggtgtcttgactcttttcaaccctgtggactatagcctgccaggctcctctgtccatgggcttctctaggcaagagtactagagcgggttgccatttccttttccagggtatcttcctgacccagggatcgaaccagggtcttctgcattgtagaaggattctttactatctgagcgaccagggaagatGTACATAAGGATAAACCTAAGGAAGTTATTGATTGATTTTGAAACTCTACCCAACAattataaaggataaaaatgtatggattaaaatagaacaaaaacatATTCTAGTTAAAATCCTGTTTTCCTCAGCCTCTGGTGTGGGGCTCTGTACTGAAGAATTGCAAGGTTTTTATGCCTATTTTCTGCATAATACTATACTATAATATCATTTGGCGAACAGTCTCCTAGTGGAAGAATGGTGTTCTAGACTCAGTGGGTAGGGGTTAAATCAAGGGGCCTGATGGATCTTTggggaggccaaaaaaaaaaaaaaaaaattcaggaaggCCAACATCcactttgaaatgaaaaattttaaatacccaCAAAAAGAGGAGTTTACTGAAATGAAACCAGTCGGTTGTTGTTGCCTATAAATGCAGCGTTGTGCTCAGACCTAGGTGAATTGTGGAACACTGAAATGGCTGTCACTTGAATTAAATGCAGTGTCTGCTGCCAGCCCACTCTGTAGTAATTGCTGGTTAAAAATATGCAACCTTCCCCTGGGTTCAGTTTTGCAAAAGGGCCCTTCACTGAAAGCATCTGTTTGATCTCTTGCATTAATATCTCCACTGtcctttccttcattttattaCTTCTGATTTATTAGCCCATTGATGAGACTGGCTGTATGCAAAATCGAGTCTCAGTGTTAACAGGGTCTTAGTACTTGGAAAATGCTGGAGGATCTCCAGTGTCAAAGAGAAGGAGCAGCCAACAGCATGAAGGGTTGGCTGTCAAGTCAGACTTGGGTGCCCAGCACAAGAATCCTGGTGCTGAGATCCACAGAACACCTTTTGTTAATGTTTATAGGCACATACCTTCCCAAAGAAAAAAGAGACGCAAGAAGGCAGagtggctgtctaaggaggcctttcaaatagctgaaaaaagaagagaagtgaaaggccactgaatgtagagttccagagaatagtgaggagagataagaaagccttcttatatgaacaacacaaagaaatagagggaaacaatagaatgagaaagactagaggtccgtttaagaaaattggagataccaagggaacatttcaggcaaggatgggcacaataaaggacagaaatggtatggacctaacagaagcagaaaacattaagaagaggtgtcaaggatacacagaataactatacaaaaatggtCTTAATGACTCAGGTCACCATGattgtgtggtcactcacctggagccagacatcctggagtgtgaagtatgccttaggaagcattactatgaacaaagcttgatggaattccagctgaactatttaaaatcctaaaagctgTTGCCATTGAAGTTCTGTACTCAACACgtcagcaattttggaaaacttagcagtggccacaggactggaaaaggtcagttttcatttcactcCCAAAgtagggcaatgccaaagattgttcaaactacggtagaattgcgctcatttcacatgctagcaaggtaatgctcaacatcctccaagctaggcctcagcagtacatgaactgagaacttccagatgtacaagctgggtttaaaaaatgattcatgtcaatgtatggcaaaaaccactacaatattgtaaagtaatcagcctccaactaataaaaataaatagaaaataaataaataaaagcacaataTACAAtttaaactaataataataataaaaaaataaaaaaggcagaggacccagagaccaaattgccaacattcattggatcatagagaaagcaagggaattccagaaaacatctacttctgcttcattgactatgcttaagcttttgactgtgtggattacaagaagctggaaaattcttaaagagatgggtatatcagaccaccttatctgtctcctgagaaacctgtaagcgggtcaagaagcaaccattagaactgggcatggaacaacagactgattcacagttgggaaaggagtactgcAAGGCTGCCTGCCGTCCACGTAGTGGCAAGGAGTCCAACAGTGTCAGCGAAACCTCCCCTCCCTTGCACTTCCGTTGACTAAGAGCGCTGTCTATACTTGAAGGTACCTGCTTTCTTGCAGCCTTTGTGTTGCCTGGAAACCGTCTCCAAGCAATAATAGTTGATCGTGTTTCCCATTGGCTACCGTTCCCTGAAGCCCTCCCTCACAAGATGCCCAGAGAGCAGGGCCAATCCTGGCTGACTGCGCTAAACCTGAGTTGGAAGCTGTGGGTTATCCCGGCAAGAGGCTACTGAACGTGGGAGGAAGGAGGCTGGCGGGCAGGGGGAACCTCCTCCGGGTCCTTCTGGGAAGTCGGCTCTCACGGGGGATCTGGGGATTCTGGCTCGGAATACTATTTACCACGTAGTGGTAAATTTCGAGCTATGTCCAAGCCCTTCCCGTTTCAAACTGTACTTGGTGGGCGCCCGAGCCCTTTGGACAGATCCACGTGGTTTCCTAGCTTCCAACTCTCAGGGACTCGGGATTAAAATCATAATCGGGAGGCTTTCAGCTCACTTGAGTAAAACACGCTTTTGTTTTTCCGCAGGTGTCTTCTTTTGCCGAACGCcctgggaggggggcggggggcgggtggtggcagggggtttgggggtggggtgggggagtgggagggttAGCCGACGGGTTCaggttttattaaataaaataaattcctaaTTAAGAGTGTGTTAATACTCTGTGTATGCAGCGCCTCAACCTTTAAACAATCCTATTCTTGCTAGTTGTATTATTTAGTGGGATATCTTCTAATAAGTGGTTTTGGGATGTTGTTAAGACAAATTTTTAGTTTTGGTTGTCCTAACAAGTTCTTAGGTTTCATAAAACCTTGCTTAATTTGAGAAGTTGCTGTGAAAGTCACAGCAAGTTACTTtggacctttttttcttttaaaggaaaatacatttctgattttggtatcattATTAGTAACGATTCCcagcttctttaaaattttatttttttggcagatATATAGAGAATGGCTTTTGTGAAAGGTACAGTCAGATAAGGAGGTTTGAGgatttttgttgttaaaaaatgtaatcctgtatgacaaaaaccactacaatattgtaaagtaattagcctccaactaataaaaataaatgaaaaaataaggagaaaaaagaaaaaatgtaatccTGTataaaacaaggtcctactgtatagcacagggaactatattcaatatcctgagataaaccatagtcgaaaagaatataaagaatttatatatatatatgttgttttaaaaaatgtaatcctgtaaaaaacaaggtcctactgtatagcacagggagctgtatTCAAtgtcctgagataaaccatagtagaaaagaatataaagaatatatatatacatatatgtttaggTCCCTCCTGTTTCAAATTGAACTTACTTGGCAGGCACCCAAACCCTTTGTTTGGACAGATCCACGTGGTTTCTTAGCTTCCAACTTGCAGCGACTCagtattaaaagtaaaaacaggAGGTTTGCAGCCCACTTGTGTAAAGCACCCTTTTGTTTTTCTgcagtgttagttgttcagtcgcttctgactctttgcgaccccgtgcactgtagcctgccaggctcctctgtccatggtattctttaggcaagaatactggagtgggtagccatttccttctccgggggatcttcctaacccagggatcgaactccggtctcctgaattgcaggcaggattcttttactgtcagagccaccagagaagcctctgtgtgtgtgtgtgtgtgtgtgtgtgtgtacaacataatcactttgctgtagaacagaaatcaacacaacattgtaaatcaactatactgcagtaAAAAATGCATCCCTGGTTTTGATTCTTTTAATAATGGTAATAAAGCTGTTTTAAGACATCACTTGACAGATCCCTTATTTTCATGGGATTTGGATGAGAGACCCCGTTTGAGTTTTAAGTCCCTATCTTCATAAAGTGTAAAGATTTGGGGGCTTTATAAAGTAGCccttatactcttttttttttttttgttttttttagcccTTATACTCTTCACAGGCCTTGTCCTTAATTCTCAGCATCCCtcagttcctgacattgtacCTAAAATTAAATGGAGTTTTTGTTAGTTATGTGAGAGTTGTAGAAATATCTAGCACTAAACCACTGTCTCTCCCTGGTATTTCTCTGCATACTGAATCCATTACTCAAATGGGTGTCCCTTTTCCTGGATCTCTGGAAACCGTAATTGGACAGGCTTCTGACCTCCCTGCTGAGTtatcattctttttctctcttctctcttttcttgtcCAAACTTGAGTTAGTGACCTCAGCTCCTTTATGACCAACCTTTTGATGTCTTTGGCTCTCTCTAACTCAGGAGTCCTTATTCCCAGTTCCATGAGCCAACTCTGGATTTCTACTTATCCCTAGTTCCATGAACCAAGTTTTAGAGGATCATGAGAAAACCCCATCTTAATGttcatctatgacaaacctagacagcgtattaagaaacagagactttacttagccaacaaaggtccatctggtcaaagctatggtttttccagtagccatgtatggacatgagagttggaccataaagaaggctgagtgcagaagaattgatgcttttgaactgtggtgttggagaagactcttgagagtcccttggactgtaaggagatcaaaccagttaggaaatcaatcttgagtattcattggaaggactgatgctgaagctgaagcttgaatactttggccacctgatgtgaagagctaactcatttgaaaagaccctgatgctgggaaagattgaagtcaggtagagaaggggatgacagaggacaaaatggttggatggcatcatcgagaaaatggacatgagtttgaacaaactccaggagatggtgatggacagggaagcctggcatgctgcagtccatggggttgcaaagagtcagacacaactgagcgactgaacaaaaataactgaaatggaGTGTCCCTTCCATCCTGAATGTAGGCCACCTGGGTATGGGGCTTTGTTAGCAGTGGAGCCCATAGCAGTTTTCATGTCATGACACAACATCTGCACATAGGCTTGATGGTTGTCCCTGCATCCCAATGATGGTTCCCTATGACAGCCTGCCGctcagtgttgttgttcagttgctaagttgtgtccaactctttgtgaccccatggactgcaaaatgtcagtctttcctgtcctccactatctccctgagtttgctcaaattcatgtccactgagttggtgatgccatccaaccatcaccctctatcactcccttctcctttttctttttttggctggtCAGAACACGCcagatattttcacattttattaacTACGGTATAGACCCTAGAGCTGCCtcattccttcccctcccccaccccccaggacagGGTCAGGCCTTCCCAGGAGCCCCTGCCTTTGCTGCCTGCGCCCACTGAAACTCCTGCTGCAGCTGAGCAAGGGTCTCCCTCTGTTGTTCTGACTGCCGCTCTAGGTCCCGGAGCTGGGATTCATATCGCTTAATCTCAGCTGTGATGTAGTCCAGCCTTTTCCCCACTGTGGCCCGAGCTTCCCCCAGCTCCTGTTTGACCAGCACCGGCCCCAGAAGTTTAAACACCACGTTGGACCCATCCAGCAGGGCCAGTTCCTCCTTCACGATATTATTCTCTGTTAGTTGTGCCTCTAGTTTCTGCCTCCCTGACATGGATTTACTCAAGTCCTTCTgcagctgttgatatttctccacttCTCCCTGCAGCTTCTTCTGGATTAGCTCAGCCATGGCGGGGACGAAAGCGCTCTCTTCAGTATTGGTGAACCCGGaagtctcctttttctttcaatctttcccagcagcagggtcttttccaatgagttggctcttcacatcaggtggccagagcattgaaactttggcttcagcatcagttcagtttagttgctcagtcactcagcttcagcatcagtccttccagtgaatattcaggactgattttctttaggatggactggct
Proteins encoded in this region:
- the LOC133054297 gene encoding prefoldin subunit 6-like; amino-acid sequence: MAELIQKKLQGEVEKYQQLQKDLSKSMSGRQKLEAQLTENNIVKEELALLDGSNVVFKLLGPVLVKQELGEARATVGKRLDYITAEIKRYESQLRDLERQSEQQRETLAQLQQEFQWAQAAKAGAPGKA